CAAGCGCTGTCCTGTGGCGCGAATTTCCACACATTCCTGTGATCACGTCCCGTCGTGTTGCTGGTGTGTTGGGTACGGTGAAGCAGGGGGCATTCGGACGCTCCCGCCCGGCAAGCGCTGGCCCTAAAACCGCCTCTCGGCGAACCCTTTGGCCCATCGTATTGTGGATGATCCGAAACAATCATGCAGGGAGTCCGGCGCAATGACACTGCCCAAAGCCAGCCGGCCCAGCAGTGAAATGCCGATTTGCCCCACGCCCTCGCGGTTGGCCAACTGACCATCAGGCAGGGTATGTGCGCCCAATCCATCTGCGATATGCCGGATCCGCCCCTCAGACATGCAGGTCACGATCAATGGGTCGCTGATCTGCTCAAGGTCCGGGTTTGCCAGAACCGCGTCAATCATCACCGGTGCCAGCAGCCCATCCTCTCCTTCGATCAGCCGCCAACCCGTTGGTTCCAGCAGCACCGCAGGATCATCCGCTGTGCAAAGGCTGACAAGCCCGCATTCTATCAGGGTAAGCAGCTCCTCCGCCGCTGACACGGGCGGCCCGTAACTGTAGCGCTTCAAACCTTCGTCAAACCCAGTCAAAGCCGCAGCGGTCAGCGGAGTATGCCGAACAGCGTTCACCCCGCTGCGCAGCGGGTTCTGCCACTTGCGCCAGAGTTGCCCGATCACATAGCCGACATTCGGGGCCACCCGACCATGCGCCATCTCAATTGCCGCCTTCAGGGCGGCGGTGGCGGGTTGGTCTTCCTGGGTACCGGGAGCGTCCCGTTCAGCCGCCAGCCATCGTTGAACATCCACTTTGGTTTTTGCCGCACCCAGCGCGGTAAGGATACGGACCGCAGGGGCGACCAGCGCCGCGCAAACCGTTTGCAGCGCCGCGTCCGGCTGTTGGGACAATGTGTCGTTTAACGCCGCCACGAAGGCGCGGGTTTCTTCGGCAGTAGGGTCATACTGGCCATCAACCGCCCCCGTTGCCGGCTTGGCTGCAGGCGGCATGCCATCAAGCGAAAAGGGCAGGATCCTGTGTGGTTCGCGACCAGAGGGGGAGTATTTGCCGTCTTCAAACTGCCCGCCAAGCCCCCATGTCAACAGGCGCACCACATCCAGCGTCGAAAGGCCAAGACCGCGTATGGCGACGGTTTTCCCCTGCCAATCCCTGGCGGCTTGCAACAGACCATTTGCAGGATAGGCAGAGGTCAGCGTCAGCTTGTGATCCGCTGCATAGGCCGCCCAGCGGGCGCGTTGCGGATCCGGGCTGGTCGCGGGCTGCCCCTGCGCCAACAATATCTCATCATAGGGTCCGTATTGCTGACCGTCCGCTTCCAGCCACCAACCGGTGGCGGTGTCGGTCAGGCCGTTGATCGCGGTTTTCGTATGGGTGATTTCGAACCGCCCCTCAACCGCCGCACAAAGCGCTTTGAACCGTGCATGAAGATATGCCCCCAGATCCGAGCGCGGGGGAAAATCATCTGGCTGATAGGGCGTGGATGACCAATCGGCGAAAGGGGGGATGAGATCCGCCAGATAGCTTGGCGGGTCGATGTCCAATGCCCGAATGGGAATGTTCAGAATGCAATGGGCGCTTTGGTCTGGCGCAAAATTCGGTCCCGCGGCGGGCCAGTCAAAAGGATCAAAGATATCCACGGTGACTTGTGTAGCGTGGTCGCGGGTTTCAGCATAAAGCGCCTCAAGTGCCCCCAA
This DNA window, taken from Sulfitobacter pacificus, encodes the following:
- a CDS encoding FAD/NAD(P)-binding protein; this translates as MSPNSSSRLAVIGFGPRGLGALEALYAETRDHATQVTVDIFDPFDWPAAGPNFAPDQSAHCILNIPIRALDIDPPSYLADLIPPFADWSSTPYQPDDFPPRSDLGAYLHARFKALCAAVEGRFEITHTKTAINGLTDTATGWWLEADGQQYGPYDEILLAQGQPATSPDPQRARWAAYAADHKLTLTSAYPANGLLQAARDWQGKTVAIRGLGLSTLDVVRLLTWGLGGQFEDGKYSPSGREPHRILPFSLDGMPPAAKPATGAVDGQYDPTAEETRAFVAALNDTLSQQPDAALQTVCAALVAPAVRILTALGAAKTKVDVQRWLAAERDAPGTQEDQPATAALKAAIEMAHGRVAPNVGYVIGQLWRKWQNPLRSGVNAVRHTPLTAAALTGFDEGLKRYSYGPPVSAAEELLTLIECGLVSLCTADDPAVLLEPTGWRLIEGEDGLLAPVMIDAVLANPDLEQISDPLIVTCMSEGRIRHIADGLGAHTLPDGQLANREGVGQIGISLLGRLALGSVIAPDSLHDCFGSSTIRWAKGFAERRF